The following nucleotide sequence is from Juglans microcarpa x Juglans regia isolate MS1-56 chromosome 6D, Jm3101_v1.0, whole genome shotgun sequence.
TAAAATATGGCTCTGACAGCTGGAACATATTTTCACCAATAagtaaagagtaatgttagatataagcctcaaatagacaagtctcatacaagtcttttgtaaaataatgagtcccactaataaataataatttgttttacacttttttaaggtagggtctacttttttacaagggCTTGTATGTGGCTTATCTATTTGAggtttgtacaaatcatttctcataagtAAAACCCAAATGGATAAAAGGTCGAAACTCAAAAGGAGAGGTTTAGTTTACATCATTGAAACGATTGAGCGAAtggattaattaaaattttctgtCAACTAGGTTTTTAGGATTatcaccaaaaaaataaaataattaaaacagcCCCCTCCCCTTTGACTACCAAACAAATCtgtaataatcatatttttcaaaagataatGTTTGGGTTttgttcaaattcaaaatctaatatcaaatttatattaaaagaaaattgattttaaaaataaataaataaaccctTAAAAGCTcgataattaaatttttttaagataaattatatttgcaattctAGAGTGTGCAGTCTCTACCTACTCCCTTTGAAAATAAATGGGTAAATCTAGAACCCATAtggaaaagttatttttttaatagtggccccaactttttttatcaaatggagTATGCAGTGGGACTACACACTTCAAGATTGTGTATAACATTATCAATTTCTTAAAGTTCAAAAGCTATATATATGGAAATGTGttagtaatatttttctattcaaaaaAAAGAGACTTATATTAGTAGGAGTATCGCTTAGGCTTCCaactttagctaaaatttaggcaTTGGTATGTAAATTTAGTATGTCAATATGTTGAGCTAAGTAACTTAGccaaatgaattttatattatttctcactcttttgtaaatatattttgtatatattttaatattttgtgtttgaaaatgaagttaatttaggttgatagatatattttatgtattttaatacatagattgttggaaattatgaaaataaaaataaagagtatttaaaaataaataatgcattAAATAAGTAgataaagtaattaaaaaaataacattatttcattattataaaaagtgATAGGGCTAATCCAATATGTAATTCAAGTTTTGAGTGATTAGTCAAAGGGTAAAAATTGACATAATAACTAAACTTGCCTAAACCGAgaatgctataaaaaaaattaaaaataaaaatctgtaaCCTGTAAAAAGCATACCTTTGGAAATATAGAAAGTCCATGGAGAAGGCATAGTTGAGGGAGGAACGCATAGATGGTGAGAGGAATAAACCAGGTGGGCCATAAACAATAATGAGTGTAGGCAAGGCCCATAAGAGGGCCCAAATATCTAGTACCGAAGGTTAAGGGACTAAAACTGGAGAACATAACCTGGAGAAAGCCAATGGACCATCGTTGGAGTTGGTTTAGGACATCGACAAGGTTGATTGGTGCATCACCCAAAAAGGCTGCCCTCTTAGGGTTGCAAAATATGGACCTCCATCCCTCGCATTGTAGCCGAAACCCCGTGAAGAAGTCCTCATTCAGTGATCCATATCTAAAGCCCACCTATATATCCAATTTGTACATCCAATCCATTTATTCTTATTCAAACCATAATTCTCCTTTTGAATTCCAGTGCTCTACAAATATCTTGTTATATTAGCATACAATTTAAGTGGATTGAGATTCTTGATTGTTTGCATGAATTGAATGGTTCAATACAAAGTGAAATATGTATAGTATTAAATGCATATCTGGAGTTCATACCTCTATGCGTGTTGCATTAAATGTTGTAGAATCTACATTTTACGTCTATCTCTTTCCAAAATTTAAAcacaatttaattaaaatgatcaATTCATTTCCAATTAAATGAGAGACAATAAGAAAAAACTAAGAGCTTTCCAAGATCATTGTTTAATTGATGATTGAACCATGTGCTATAAAAGGtacactttttttcaaagaggtTTATGATCGAGTACTGAAATAGTTTGCGGTTTACCATTTGTACTAGTTTATTTACCTTTTTTAAACATTTGCTTGTtatgattctgaatttgatcaGATCAGCCTCTATCACCCTCCATCACTATTTGACacgtataattaaaaaaaaaaactattaaaaagtttaaaaaaaaatggtaaaattgATAAATAGCAGGTCTTGCTTCCTAGTAAATTTTAAGGTTTAAACTACTCCAGATAAAATGAGCTCAAATCTGtagttttttatataattcaaaGCTACTAATTGACACTATGGtgctaaataataataaaaaataaaagcttacCTCATAACCCCATTTGGTCTTGTACTCATAGTTACACCCTGCAACCTTGTGTGCCAATTCCAAAATCGGTTGGGATTGGATGAACATGTTGACAACACTGTCGGGGCCAACTTCGGGGATCTCCGATGGCACAATGGCGGATGGGCCGCCAAAGAAAGCTCGTCGGTTGAAGAAACATCCAGTTCCAACATAAGTAGGGCCCAACATTCCGTCCAATCCCAAGGGATTACAACAAAACTCTCTTTTATATTCACAACTATAAGTATCGTTCTTGTTGATCCCATGAAAGATTTGAGGGAATTGAACATATGCTAATTGGGACTTGAGTTTAGGATCTAATAGGTAACACAATGCACGAAGAGGTGTTCGTGGGTCATTAGAATACATGTCACAATCCAAGTTGAGGATTATGGGTGCGTTGGTCATGGTGGCTGACACTCGAAGCTTCAATACATGATGAAAAATAGAAagcaaaattataaatatatacatgaaaattaatgataaaaaactGTTAACTGGAATAAAATTGTGGAGCATTTTGGTGTAGATACTGGAAATTGAGCTTACCATGACGTTGAGGGCACCTGCCTTGAAATTGTGGGATGAAGTCCTGCTCTTTTCCCTAGACACATAGATGAGGTTTGGCATCGAATGGTTGGTCGCGTCTTTGTTTTTGCAACTCTCTAATAAGACCTGCCCATGGTTGATTTAAGCTGCCAATTAATATCCAATTAGGAACTAATCAACTTAATAcgataagaaaaatattatttgtacttataatttttacttacatAACAATCGTACTGACATGTCAGTAAAAAAACTAATACAATCAGTCTTATATGTAAAACTgtaagtgtgtatatatatatatatatatatataacgctACTCAAACGATAAATGTATGTACCTGGATGACAGTGGGATGGTCTTGTCGAGTAAATCCATGATCTGCCCATTTGCTGAAAGCCTTGCGCTCTAGTTCCTCGGTGATATACTCTTCACCAACTTTCCCCTTCTCAAGGACTTTCTCTATCCTTTGTTTCATGCTTTCATACATTTTCTGTGATATCATACGTTGAGAACAAGAGGAGTACTAATAAGTTAATAAACGAATCGACAATGAGATAATCCTACGTCTAACCCTACAAAATCAAACACAGAGAATTTCTCAATAGAATGTAGAGGAATTGAAATATACGGAAATATTTAAGGGACAATTATCATGACCATATTCAACAATTGAGGCATTGATTAATGtctaaataataaatctatttgaaacttttaCGCCATACACCATTCaagtgacataatttgatttgaaagacaaatttaaaattgtgaatattaaaaatcaaattataccatatgGATAATGTGTGGTATAAAAGTTTTCATATAACACTACTCAAGTGTTTCCTATTACACATTAAGTGGGATTAATGGGCCCATTTATATAGTATGTTgatttaacaatatatatatatattatatagttataaatgtaatataattaatcatataataTGCGAAACATGGTAGATGATATTAATAGACGTGGCAAGATTAACATTGACTTTGTGCCCACAAAATtactctttaatttttcttaatgaacTAATGGTTGGAAACGTCCAAATAAGCTTCCCAAAAAATAGAAGCGACAATTATTGTGGTTAGGTACTTAATTATCTCTGTCGGCCATATTTATCATGTCTTGGAGCACGCTTCGTTGTCGTGCATGTATGGGGCAAAGCAAACACCTTTTTCCTGATCTTCGTACTCTTTTTGGCTAAGCAAGCAGCTTGGTTTCCGTTAATGTGAAGGCTTATAATTATGTAGAGTCTTGGTAAAGTCTGGGTTTTCTGAAATTGTTAAAAGTCTGAGATTGGTTCTCATATCTCTGCGTGAAGGCCGGAACGGGGATTTCTGGAAGAGAGAGATCAACAATTAGAGCATAGAGAATTACCTACCGTGCCGATGTGGACGGTGGTGGCCtggatttggatttgaaattTTGGGAGAGACAAGTGAGGTGCTCTCGTGCTTGGGTATGAAATTTTGATCTAGGCTTTCCTCGTGGATTAAAAGAAATCTCAAATGCACAAGTTTCGcccaaaagtttaaaaagaaaatggattttGTACGGATTCACTATAAAAAGtgtgaaaaattttaatttttcttaatatgatCTACTATTTAGAAAAAGCTTATataatgtttatgtatttagatCTTATACCTAACGTTAGTCTTTTACTTGATTCAACAA
It contains:
- the LOC121235785 gene encoding cellulose synthase-like protein G3 isoform X5, yielding MPNLIYVSREKSRTSSHNFKAGALNVMLRVSATMTNAPIILNLDCDMYSNDPRTPLRALCYLLDPKLKSQLAYVQFPQIFHGINKNDTYSCEYKREFCCNPLGLDGMLGPTYVGTGCFFNRRAFFGGPSAIVPSEIPEVGPDSVVNMFIQSQPILELAHKVAGCNYEYKTKWGYEVGFRYGSLNEDFFTGFRLQCEGWRSIFCNPKRAAFLGDAPINLVDVLNQLQRWSIGFLQVMFSSFSPLTFGTRYLGPLMGLAYTHYCLWPTWFIPLTIYAFLPQLCLLHGLSIFPKLSEPYFILYVFLVLGAYGQALLEFLIGEGTVQKWWNEQRMWMIRGLSAFGYGCIEFFLKCLGISTYGFGLTSKVIDDEQSKRYGLGMFEFGASSNMFVPLITAAIINLVSFLMGLLQVLRGCKMEGLFLQMFLAGFVVLNALPIYEAMVLRNDKGRIPFKITATSTCLALALYGLVSLLLGNRN